From a region of the Kwoniella mangroviensis CBS 8507 chromosome 1 map unlocalized Ctg01, whole genome shotgun sequence genome:
- a CDS encoding phosphoribosylaminoimidazolecarboxamide formyltransferase/IMP cyclohydrolase — protein MSSEAPIALLSVYDKTGLLPFAKGLKELGFRLLGSGGTAKLIRENGMEIEDVSSITKAPEMLGGRVKTLHPAVHGGILSRDIPSDLADLSANSISPITLVVCNLYPFVLQTSKPDCTLAGAIEEIDIGGVTLLRAAAKNHGRVSIISSPSDYQTILDEIKSNGKVSEETRRGLALKAFEDTKSYDEAISDYFRKVYATPGVEDGMKATAGVGYQRLQLRYGANPHQKPAQAFVEKGEMPIKTLSGSPGYINLLDALNSWALVKELASALNLPAAASFKHVSPAGAAVGLPLDERAAKVFGVDDLKELSPLACAYARARGADRMSSFGDWVALSHIVDVPTAKIISREVSDGVIAPGYEPAALEILSKKKGGKYCVLQMDPSYEPAEIETRQVYGVSLQQRRNDCKIDESLFQNIVTKNKNLPKSAIIDLIVATLALKYTQSNSVCYALNGTVIGLGAGQQSRIHCTRLAGDKADNWWLRHHPRVLDLPFKKGTKRADKANAIDLYVTGQAYESEGGERQQWESLFETTPEPLTKDEKKQHLAQLNGVACSSDAFFPFPDNVHRAKRSGATYLCAPSGSIMDAECIKAADENELVFVHHNLRLVSLVNIRIETKSDRVYTEFAFALG, from the exons ATGTCATCAGAGGCTCCCATCG CCCTTCTTTCCGTCTATGACAAGACCGGTCTCCTCCCTTTTGCCAAGGGACTCAAGGAGTTGGGATTCAGATTATTGGGTAGTGGTGGTACGGCCAAATTGATCAGAGAGAACGGGATGGAGATTGA GGATGTATCAAGTATCACGAAAGCACCTGAGATGTTAGGTGGTCGTGTCAAgactcttcatcctgctgTTCACGGAG GTATCCTCTCTCGGGACATCCCTTCAGATCTCGCCGACCTATCCGCCAACTCCATCTCCCCCATTACATTGGTAGTGTGCAACCTCTACCCATTCGTCCTTCAAACTTCCAAACCTGACTGTACCCTCGCCGGAGCTATCGAAGAGATTGATATCGGTGGTGTAACGCTTTTAAGAGCGGCAGCCAAGAATCACGGAAGAGtatctatcatctcatctccatcagatTATCAAACTATTCTCGACGAAATCAAATCCAATGGAAAGGTATCAGAGGAGACTAGAAGAGGATTAGCATTAAAGGCCTTTGAAGATACAAAATCTTACGATGAAGCTATTTCAGATTACTTCAGGAAAGTATATGCTACCCCAGGTGTTGAGGACGGTATGAAGGCTACCGCTGGTGTAGGATATCAGAGATTGCAGTTGAGATACGGAGCAAACCCTCACCAGAAACCTGCTCAGGCATTTGtcgagaaaggtgaaatgCCAATTAAGA CCCTCTCCGGTTCTCCTGGATACATCAACCTCCTCGATGCCCTGAACTCATGGGCTTTGGTCAAAGAGCTCGCATCAGCCTTGAACCTCccagcagcagcttccttCAAACACGTTTCCCCAGCCGGTGCAGCCGTCGGTCTCCCTCTCGACGAACGAGCCGCCAAAGTATTCGGTGTAGATGACTTGAAAGAGCTTTCTCCATTGGCTTGTGCCTACGCTCGAGctagag GTGCCGACAGAATGTCATCTTTCGGTGATTGGGTTGCCCTCTCCCACATTGTCGATGTTCCCACCGCCAAGATCATCTCCCGAGAAGTTTCAGACGGTGTGATCGCTCCGGGTTACGAACCTGCTGCTTTGGAGATTttgagcaagaagaagggtggTAAATATTGTGTCTTACAG ATGGACCCCAGCTACGAACCTGCCGAAATTGAGACCCGACAGGTCTACGGTGTTTCTCTTCAACAAAGACGAAATGATTGTAAGATTGATGAGTCCTTGTTCCAGAATATCGTcaccaagaacaagaat CTCCCTAAATCCgctatcatcgatctcatcgtcGCTACTCTCGCTTTGAAATACACTCAATCCAACTCTGTATGTTACGCCCTTAACGGTACCGTTATCGGACTTGGTGCGGGCCAACAATCGCGTATCCACTGTACTCGATTAGCAGGTGATAAAGCCGATAACTGGTGGTTGAGACATCACCCTAGGGTGTTGGACCTTCCATTCAAGAAGGGAACCAAGAGGGCTGATAAAGCCAATGCTATCGATTTATACGTTACTGGACAAGCGTACGAGTCTGAAGGTGGAGAGAGACAACAATGGGAATCATTGTTTGAGACTACACCTGAACCGTTaacgaaagatgagaagaaacaACATCTAGCTCAATTGAATGGTGTAGCATGTTCTTCGGATgctttcttccccttccctgATAATGTTCACCGAGCCAAGAGATCCGGTGCGACTTATCTGTGTGCTCCATCGGGAAGTATAATGGATGCGGAATGCATCAAAGCCgctgatgagaatgagttgGTATTTGTTCACCACAATTTGAGATTGGTGAGTCTCGTCAATATCAGAATTGAGACAAAATCAGATAGAGTGTATACTGAATTTGCGTTTGCCCTCGGCTAG